From the Amycolatopsis thermoflava N1165 genome, one window contains:
- a CDS encoding 5'-3' exonuclease, with translation MTLALLDSASLYFRSFHALPESMTAPDGTPVNAVRGFTDTLARIVTDRRPTRLVACLDADWRPKFRTDLLPSYKAHRVADADANAEEVPDTLTPQVPIILEVLQAFGFATAEAAGYEADDVIGALTAREKTDPVEVITGDRDLFQLVRTEPTPASVVYVGKGWAKAEVLGPPEIAERYGVPVEGAGQAYAEMAVLRGDPSDGLPGVAGIGEKTAAKLITQFGSLDGLIAAATAGSKDVPQKTRQRLAEAEEYLRAAPTVVKVAADAPVSLSGSDAVPASPADPDRVLELAERWNLGSSATRLVKALTANAR, from the coding sequence GTGACACTTGCCCTGCTGGATTCCGCGAGCCTGTACTTCCGCTCGTTCCACGCGCTGCCCGAGTCGATGACCGCGCCGGACGGGACGCCGGTCAACGCGGTGCGCGGGTTCACCGACACGCTGGCCCGGATCGTCACCGACCGGCGCCCGACGCGGCTCGTCGCGTGCCTGGACGCGGACTGGCGCCCGAAGTTCCGCACCGACCTGCTGCCCAGCTACAAGGCGCACCGGGTGGCCGACGCCGACGCGAACGCGGAGGAGGTGCCGGACACGCTCACCCCGCAGGTGCCGATCATCCTGGAAGTGCTGCAGGCGTTCGGGTTCGCCACCGCCGAGGCCGCCGGGTACGAGGCCGACGACGTGATCGGGGCCCTGACCGCGCGGGAGAAGACCGACCCGGTGGAGGTGATCACCGGCGACCGGGACCTGTTCCAGCTGGTGCGCACCGAGCCGACCCCGGCGTCGGTGGTCTACGTGGGCAAGGGCTGGGCGAAGGCCGAGGTGCTGGGGCCGCCGGAGATCGCCGAGCGCTACGGCGTGCCGGTGGAGGGTGCCGGGCAGGCGTACGCGGAGATGGCCGTGCTGCGCGGCGACCCGTCCGACGGGCTGCCGGGGGTGGCCGGGATCGGCGAGAAGACCGCGGCGAAGCTGATCACCCAGTTCGGTTCGCTCGACGGGCTGATCGCCGCGGCCACCGCGGGCAGCAAGGACGTGCCGCAGAAGACGCGGCAGCGGCTCGCCGAGGCCGAGGAGTACCTGCGGGCGGCGCCCACGGTGGTCAAGGTCGCCGCCGACGCGCCGGTGTCGCTGTCCGGTTCCGACGCGGTGCCCGCCTCGCCCGCGGACCCGGACCGGGTGCTGGAGCTGGCCGAACGGTGGAATCTGGGCAGCTCGGCGACCCGCCTGGTCAAGGCGCTCACCGCGAACGCCCGCTGA
- a CDS encoding GOLPH3/VPS74 family protein, producing the protein MDKPDSLAARLFLLAYDTDKKRLTSRSELGYALRAAALADLVLGGFLVDDGGKAAPAAPAPGLDPVLDLVLLEIGDSAPRSWRRWVSRRASRIVPLVREHLAAEQVIKVDSRRVLGLFPVHRVTLRRPHETKRLAEEVRRTVRGGQPAYRVDPRLGALCALAGTAELRTVFTRAERRQYKGRLAELGRPVEPVVKALRKTIQSQRAAAASGG; encoded by the coding sequence ATGGACAAGCCTGACTCGCTGGCCGCGCGGCTCTTCCTGCTGGCCTACGACACGGACAAGAAACGCCTGACGTCGCGGTCCGAACTGGGCTACGCCCTGCGGGCCGCGGCGCTGGCCGACCTGGTGCTCGGCGGCTTCCTCGTCGACGACGGCGGCAAGGCGGCTCCGGCCGCGCCCGCGCCCGGGCTGGACCCGGTGCTCGACCTGGTCCTGCTGGAGATCGGCGACAGCGCGCCCCGGTCGTGGCGGCGGTGGGTGTCCCGCCGCGCCAGCCGGATAGTGCCCCTGGTGCGGGAGCACCTGGCCGCCGAGCAGGTGATCAAGGTCGACTCGCGGCGCGTGCTCGGCCTGTTCCCGGTGCACCGGGTGACGCTGCGCCGGCCGCACGAAACCAAGCGGCTGGCCGAAGAGGTGCGGCGCACCGTGCGCGGCGGGCAGCCGGCCTACCGGGTGGATCCACGCCTCGGCGCGCTGTGCGCCCTGGCCGGCACCGCCGAACTGCGCACGGTCTTCACCCGCGCCGAACGGCGCCAGTACAAGGGGCGGCTGGCCGAGCTGGGCCGCCCGGTGGAGCCGGTGGTGAAAGCGCTGCGGAAGACGATCCAGTCCCAGCGCGCGGCGGCCGCCTCCGGCGGCTGA
- a CDS encoding SPFH domain-containing protein codes for METVVDMPAPQTRERLVRAVNGFVMLGVAVVLVAGGVVLLATGDGSAGMLAGGVVAALAGLVLLGGLTPVAPGEARVVQLLGRYVGTLRTTGLQWVNPFTQRRKVSTRIRNHETGVAKVNEADGNPIEIAAVVVWQVADTAQAVFEVDDFVEFVAIQSETAVRHIANAYPYDNADTARLSLRDNADEITEKLSAEIATRVASAGVKIIESRITHLAYAPEIAQAMLRRQQAGAVVAARQRIVEGAVGMVEMALDRLARHEVVELDEERKATMVSNLLVVLVGDRDAQPVVNTGTLYQ; via the coding sequence ATGGAAACCGTCGTGGACATGCCGGCGCCGCAGACGCGGGAACGCCTGGTGCGCGCGGTCAACGGGTTCGTGATGCTGGGCGTCGCGGTGGTGCTGGTGGCGGGCGGGGTCGTGCTGCTGGCCACCGGCGACGGCTCGGCCGGCATGCTCGCCGGGGGCGTGGTCGCCGCGCTCGCCGGGCTCGTGCTCCTCGGCGGGCTGACCCCGGTCGCGCCGGGCGAGGCGCGGGTGGTGCAGCTGCTCGGCCGCTACGTGGGGACGCTGCGCACCACCGGGTTGCAGTGGGTCAACCCGTTCACCCAGCGGCGCAAAGTCTCCACGCGCATCCGCAACCACGAGACCGGGGTGGCGAAGGTCAACGAGGCCGACGGCAACCCGATCGAGATCGCGGCGGTCGTGGTGTGGCAGGTCGCCGACACCGCGCAGGCCGTGTTCGAGGTCGACGACTTCGTCGAGTTCGTGGCCATCCAGAGCGAGACCGCGGTCCGGCACATCGCCAACGCCTACCCCTACGACAACGCCGACACCGCCCGCTTGTCGTTGCGGGACAACGCCGACGAGATCACCGAGAAGCTGTCCGCGGAGATCGCCACGCGCGTCGCCTCGGCCGGTGTGAAGATCATCGAATCCCGCATCACCCACCTGGCCTACGCCCCGGAGATCGCGCAGGCGATGCTGCGGCGCCAGCAGGCCGGGGCCGTGGTGGCCGCGCGCCAGCGCATCGTGGAAGGCGCGGTCGGCATGGTGGAGATGGCGCTGGACCGGCTCGCCCGGCACGAGGTCGTCGAGCTCGACGAGGAACGCAAGGCCACGATGGTGAGCAACCTGCTCGTGGTGCTCGTCGGCGACCGCGACGCGCAGCCGGTCGTCAACACCGGGACCCTGTACCAGTAG
- a CDS encoding ABC transporter ATP-binding protein, giving the protein MADRQLEIDGLTKRYGERLALSDMTFDVRAGELFGFVGSNGAGKTTTMRIVLGVLAADDGQVRWDGAPVTLETRRHIGYMPEERGLYPKMKVGEQLVYLARLHGMPAAEARRSVANWTERLGVAARLDDEVQKLSLGNQQRVQLAAALVHDPAILVLDEPFSGLDPVAVDVMSQVLREKAAEGVPVVFSSHQLDLVERLCDRIGIVRDGRMVACGTVGELQAGSTVRLLVEAPAAAPGWADGLPGVSVVRQEDGRTELELADGADDQAVLRAALASGPVHEFARRRQSLTELFRHVVTTEEVAA; this is encoded by the coding sequence GTGGCGGACAGGCAACTGGAGATCGACGGCCTGACGAAGCGGTACGGCGAGCGGCTCGCGTTGTCGGACATGACGTTCGACGTGCGCGCCGGGGAGCTGTTCGGGTTCGTGGGCAGCAACGGCGCGGGCAAGACCACGACGATGCGGATCGTGCTGGGGGTCCTGGCGGCCGACGACGGGCAGGTGCGCTGGGACGGCGCGCCGGTGACGCTGGAGACCCGGCGGCACATCGGCTACATGCCCGAGGAACGCGGGCTCTACCCGAAGATGAAGGTCGGCGAGCAGCTGGTCTACCTGGCGCGGCTGCACGGCATGCCGGCCGCGGAGGCGCGCCGGTCGGTGGCGAACTGGACCGAGCGGCTCGGGGTCGCCGCCCGCCTCGACGACGAGGTGCAGAAGCTGAGCCTGGGCAACCAGCAGCGGGTGCAGCTGGCCGCCGCGCTGGTGCACGACCCGGCGATCCTGGTGCTCGACGAGCCGTTCTCCGGGCTGGACCCGGTCGCGGTCGACGTGATGAGCCAGGTGCTGCGCGAGAAGGCCGCCGAGGGCGTGCCGGTGGTGTTCTCCAGCCACCAGCTGGACCTGGTCGAGCGGTTGTGCGACCGGATCGGCATCGTGCGGGACGGGCGGATGGTCGCCTGCGGCACGGTCGGCGAACTGCAGGCAGGCTCGACGGTGCGGCTGCTGGTGGAGGCGCCGGCCGCGGCGCCCGGCTGGGCGGACGGGCTGCCCGGGGTGTCGGTGGTCCGGCAGGAGGACGGCCGCACCGAGCTGGAACTGGCCGACGGCGCCGACGACCAGGCGGTGCTGCGCGCGGCGCTGGCGAGCGGGCCGGTGCACGAGTTCGCGCGGCGGCGGCAGTCGCTGACCGAGCTGTTCCGGCACGTCGTGACGACCGAGGAGGTGGCGGCGTGA
- a CDS encoding ABC transporter permease, giving the protein MNRDGWTGVSLVASREIGIRLRSKAYRLSTLALLVVIVGFAVVMKLIGGGSGADATVGVTGPTSALAAPLQAAGQAVGETVEVRTLPDEAAGRAQVSDGDLDALLVGDGSRVQVVVKKDLDENLRTALNVLAGQLALNQQITALGGDPAQVNAAVSGAGVEVSPMEQPYPYNSQQLVLGIVAGILIYMSLLLNGQSVAQGVVEEKTSRVVELLLATVRPWQLMAGKVLGIGAVGLIQMVLIGVVGIVAGLATDVLTISVSAAAGTVVWLIVWYLLGFLMYSIVFAGLGALVSRQEDVGGAVTPALFFVIAGYVVGISVLPSDPGSGLVALLSVIPVFAPTLMPMRLAMGGVAPWEAILSVALVVALIPVLVWLSARIYRNAVLRTGAKVGFREALRAA; this is encoded by the coding sequence GTGAACCGGGACGGCTGGACGGGCGTTTCGCTCGTCGCGTCACGCGAGATCGGCATCCGGTTGCGGTCCAAGGCCTACCGGCTGAGCACGCTGGCGCTGCTGGTGGTGATCGTCGGGTTCGCGGTCGTGATGAAGCTGATCGGCGGCGGCAGCGGCGCGGACGCCACGGTCGGCGTCACCGGGCCGACGTCGGCGCTGGCCGCGCCGCTGCAGGCGGCCGGGCAGGCGGTCGGCGAGACCGTCGAGGTGCGCACGCTGCCCGACGAGGCCGCGGGGCGCGCCCAGGTGAGCGACGGCGACCTGGACGCCCTGCTGGTCGGTGACGGCTCGCGGGTGCAGGTCGTGGTGAAGAAGGACCTCGACGAGAACCTGCGCACCGCGCTGAACGTGCTGGCCGGGCAGCTCGCGCTCAACCAGCAGATCACCGCGCTCGGCGGCGATCCGGCGCAGGTCAACGCGGCGGTGTCGGGCGCCGGGGTCGAGGTGTCGCCGATGGAGCAGCCCTACCCCTACAACAGCCAGCAACTGGTGCTCGGGATCGTCGCCGGCATCCTGATCTACATGTCACTGCTGCTCAACGGGCAGTCGGTGGCGCAGGGCGTGGTCGAGGAGAAGACCAGCCGCGTCGTCGAACTGCTGCTGGCGACGGTGCGGCCGTGGCAGCTGATGGCTGGGAAGGTGCTGGGCATCGGCGCGGTCGGGCTGATCCAGATGGTCCTGATCGGGGTGGTCGGGATCGTCGCGGGACTGGCCACCGACGTGCTGACGATTTCGGTGTCGGCCGCGGCGGGCACCGTGGTGTGGCTGATCGTGTGGTACCTGCTGGGGTTCCTGATGTACTCGATCGTGTTCGCCGGGCTGGGCGCGCTGGTGTCCCGGCAGGAGGACGTGGGCGGCGCGGTCACACCGGCGCTGTTCTTCGTCATCGCCGGGTACGTGGTGGGGATTTCGGTGCTGCCGAGCGACCCGGGCAGCGGGCTGGTGGCGCTGCTGTCGGTGATCCCGGTGTTCGCGCCGACGCTGATGCCGATGCGCCTGGCGATGGGCGGGGTGGCGCCGTGGGAGGCGATCCTCTCGGTCGCCCTGGTCGTGGCGCTGATCCCGGTGCTGGTGTGGCTGTCGGCGCGGATCTACCGCAACGCCGTCCTGCGCACCGGCGCGAAGGTCGGTTTCCGCGAGGCGCTGCGCGCGGCGTAG
- a CDS encoding SDR family NAD(P)-dependent oxidoreductase — MTTDIAPIGLLTGKVVFITGASRGIGEAAARLFAREGAAVVLAARGAEALDRIVGEIRAGGGTADAVPLDLADRAGIRAAVARAGELHGRLDGAFNNGAAIQRSPGPLDTTSDEDIDEQFAVNFRAHWTAMTAQAELMRGNGGGAIVNTSSIGSRRANPALPAYGAMKRALNSITETAAVTWARDGIRVNGITPAGTVTQMMQTWEEASPGIIERATASIPLGRMAEPREVAEVAAWLLSDRASMVTGAIVPVDGGAGA, encoded by the coding sequence ATGACGACCGACATCGCACCCATCGGCCTGCTCACCGGCAAGGTCGTGTTCATCACCGGCGCCAGCCGCGGCATCGGCGAGGCCGCGGCCAGGCTGTTCGCCCGCGAAGGCGCCGCCGTCGTGCTCGCCGCCCGCGGCGCCGAGGCCCTGGACCGCATCGTCGGCGAGATCCGCGCCGGCGGCGGCACCGCCGACGCCGTGCCACTCGACCTCGCCGACCGCGCCGGCATCCGCGCCGCGGTCGCCCGGGCCGGCGAGCTGCACGGACGACTGGACGGCGCCTTCAACAACGGCGCCGCCATCCAGCGCAGTCCCGGCCCGCTCGACACCACCAGCGACGAGGACATCGACGAGCAGTTCGCGGTGAACTTCCGCGCGCACTGGACCGCCATGACCGCGCAGGCCGAGCTCATGCGCGGCAACGGTGGCGGGGCGATCGTCAACACCTCCAGCATCGGCAGCCGCCGCGCCAACCCCGCCCTGCCCGCCTACGGCGCGATGAAACGCGCCCTCAACAGCATCACCGAGACCGCGGCCGTGACCTGGGCCCGCGACGGCATCCGGGTCAACGGCATCACCCCCGCCGGCACGGTCACGCAGATGATGCAGACGTGGGAGGAGGCCAGCCCCGGCATCATCGAACGGGCCACGGCGTCCATCCCGCTCGGCCGGATGGCCGAGCCGCGCGAGGTCGCCGAGGTGGCCGCGTGGCTGCTCAGCGACCGCGCCTCGATGGTGACCGGCGCGATCGTGCCGGTGGACGGCGGCGCCGGCGCCTGA
- a CDS encoding helix-turn-helix transcriptional regulator: MDKKELGAFLRSRRERLRPEDVGLPSGPRRRTPGLRREEVAVLAHISTEYYVRLEQGRAPRPSGEVLAGIAEALRLTDAESAHLHVLAGTAPTRDGLHPRDVRPSIRALIGRLPDTAAIVTSAAFEVLAWNDLAAALMEDFGALAPAERNLARRAFLRPADEGPLYGITHEAEFRQHVVMQLRATLARYPADPAVSGLVGDLCDGSPEFARLWERHDVRAVPALTKTFRHPVVGELTVDCDSLALTDRDQHLVLYSAPPGSPDAESLALLNVLGARAGEYLS; the protein is encoded by the coding sequence GTGGACAAGAAGGAACTGGGCGCGTTCCTCCGCAGCCGCCGCGAGCGGCTCCGGCCGGAGGACGTGGGCCTCCCTTCCGGGCCGCGGCGCCGGACGCCGGGGCTGCGGCGGGAGGAGGTGGCGGTGCTGGCTCACATCTCGACCGAGTACTACGTCCGGCTGGAGCAGGGCCGCGCGCCGCGACCCTCGGGTGAGGTCCTCGCCGGGATCGCGGAGGCGCTGCGGCTCACCGACGCCGAGTCCGCCCACCTGCATGTCCTCGCAGGCACCGCGCCCACCCGCGACGGCCTGCACCCGCGCGACGTGCGCCCGAGCATCCGCGCGTTGATCGGCCGGCTGCCGGACACGGCGGCGATCGTGACCTCCGCCGCGTTCGAGGTGCTGGCCTGGAACGACCTCGCGGCCGCGCTGATGGAGGACTTCGGCGCCCTCGCCCCGGCCGAGCGCAACCTCGCGCGCCGCGCGTTCCTCCGCCCGGCGGACGAGGGCCCGCTGTACGGAATCACCCATGAGGCGGAGTTCCGGCAGCACGTCGTCATGCAGCTGCGCGCGACCCTCGCCCGCTACCCGGCCGATCCCGCGGTGAGCGGGCTGGTCGGCGACCTGTGTGACGGCAGCCCGGAGTTCGCGCGGCTGTGGGAGCGGCACGACGTGCGGGCCGTGCCCGCGCTCACGAAGACCTTCCGCCACCCGGTGGTCGGGGAGCTCACCGTCGACTGCGACTCGCTCGCGCTCACCGACCGCGACCAGCACCTGGTGCTCTACAGCGCGCCGCCGGGCTCCCCGGACGCCGAGTCGCTCGCGCTGCTCAACGTCCTCGGCGCCCGGGCGGGCGAGTACCTGTCCTAG